A genomic window from Montipora capricornis isolate CH-2021 chromosome 8, ASM3666992v2, whole genome shotgun sequence includes:
- the LOC138013923 gene encoding neural cell adhesion molecule L1-like, which yields MAFFVWKCSYLWTTLILVNNILSQETGIPGKPSRPIATSILATSINITWSAPDYVGDGITGYNVRWEDDGASKTSQKVIVANKSRVAILSNISPYTNYTIEVQAFNGKGDSNWSFPLTVQSSGPSHPRDVMLRAKSSTSILVSWKEPALKNGIITNYIISYGQEKHDQETEAQVTGSTFQRLLTDLRKFTTYYIKVRGKTTELGNASRLLNATTFEDRK from the exons ATGGCCTTTTTTGTTTGGAAATGCTCTTATTTGTGGACGACTTTAATTCTGGTCAACAACATATTATCGCAAGAAACAG GTATACCAGGCAAACCATCCCGTCCAATAGCAACATCTATTCTAGCAACATCCATTAACATTACATGGAGTGCACCTGATTATGTTGGTGATGGAATTACAGGGTACAATGTGCGGTGGGAGGATGATGGGGCATCAAAAACATCTCAAAAGGTTATTGTAGCAAACAAATCTAGAGTAGCTATACTCAGTAACATATCACCATACACCAACTATACTATTGAAGTACAGGCATTCAATGGGAAAGGAGACAGCAATTGGTCGTTTCCACTGACAGTGCAATCCTCTG GTCCTAGTCATCCACGGGATGTGATGCTCCGGGCCAAATCATCTACATCCATTCTTGTATCATGGAAGGAACCAGCTTTGAAAAATGGAATAATAACCAATTACATAATATCTTATGGACAAGAAAAACATGACCAGGAAACAGAAGCTCAAGTCACAGGAAGTACTTTTCAGAGACTATTGACTGATTTGAGAAAATTTACCACCTATTACATCAAAGTGAGAGGGAAAACTACAGAGCTGGGAAATGCTTCAAGACTACTGAATGCAACGACATTTGAGGACCGTAAGTAG